The Raphanus sativus cultivar WK10039 unplaced genomic scaffold, ASM80110v3 Scaffold0494, whole genome shotgun sequence genome segment TACCATTGCTATTTCTTCACTCATTCTCAAAGACTTCGGAAGTTGAAACCAGGTTCAAATTCTAATAAAAGGAAGCAAGTAAAGGTTAGTAATCACAAGTAAGAACTAAGAAGCATAAATAAAACTTGgaacaaaattattaaagacTTGATTTGAAATTACCTCTCATAAGTTCATCTTCTGCCTCCACCTCCTTAAGTAGTTGTTCTTGTCTATTAATTCCTCTGTCAGAAACTTTAATCTCACATTTGAGCCATTGCTCGGTACACATTAACACTTCTATGATATAATGTGTCAAGCAGCTTCTGCTTGGATCCAAAACTCGACCACTTGTACTAAAAGCAGACTCAGATGCAACAGAACTCACTTGCATTGCAAATGCATCTCTAGCTAAGAGTGATAGAACCGGATACTTACCACTATTTCCCCTCCAGAAAGAGAGAACATCATACTCTGTACCATTCATCACATGATGATTCTCCACACTCTCTTTCAAATAGAGATCCAACTCGTTAGTGTCTTCCTGAAATCCAGCTTCTTGGCCAAGCTCATCATAGATGTCATTCATGCTCTCATATGCAACACCATTCCCAAGTACTGTTCTCTGAGATATTTCAACAAACTGATCTTGAGACTGAGAAGAGGTACCTTGAGACTGACTCTGAACAGACGCAGCAGCCGACCCACCATTATTGTTACTGTTGTAGCTGTTGTTGTACTCATTGAACAAACTCCTCAAAATGTCTTCAGTGTCTTTAGCTAACTGAGTCGCTTTAACACTATCCTTTCCATacaatttctcaaaacattTATTGAAAAATTTCATCTTCTTGGTTGGGTCAAGAACACCAGCTACAATGATGAGTTTATTCATCTCAACTTTGTCTCCGAATGGATCCCAATACTTGCCTAATTTTCCTAACATAGATGCAGCTTTAGACCTTAATATTTCATCAGGACCAGGAGCAGTGCTCAACCCAATAATATTTCTTGTGACGTTGTATATTGCGTGATAAAACTTGTGCGCACAGACTGAAGTTGAAGCTGACAAAACCAATGTAGCTTGGTAGAAGATGATTAAGAATTGGACTAACCTGTCAGCAGCTTCCCAATCCTCTATAACTGGTGGTCCAATTCGTTTCTCTCCATTCACAAACTCATTGAAATAGTCATTGTATGGCTTGTCTTCAACTTCCATCTTCTCAAAAGCCACTCTGAACTTCATTGCCTGCTCTAGCATCAGATATGTAGAGTTCCATCTTGTGGTGACATCTAGAGGCAAACTTCCTCTCTGAAGTTTTCCTGAATCCACACGCTGTTCAAAGGAGATCTGCCTCTGTGTTGAAGACCTCACAAACAGAATGCCATTCCTTATCGCATTTATACTGGTGTCAGCTTCCCGCAAACCATCCTTGACAATAAGATTGAGAACATGAGTAGCACAACGAATGTGTAGAAACCGACCTTCCAAAATCATGGCATCATCTCCAACTTTCACAAAACCTTCCTTGAATCTTCTCATAGCTGAACCATTAGCAGTAGCATTGTCAACAGTAATGCTAAACACTCGTTTGATACCCCAATCTTCCAAgcaatcaagaagaacctttGAGATTGTGGATCCTTTATGATCAACAACGTTCTTGAATCCAATAATGAGCTTCCTTAACTTCCACCCAGCATCTACGAAGTGAACTGTGATTACCATGTAGCTTGCTTTCGTATATGGAGCTGTCCATATATCAGTAGTCAATGAAAGCCTTTGCTTGTTGTCTCCAAGTATCTTCTTCATcgcctccttcttcttcacatacATCTCCACTATATCTCGTCTCGCAGTTCTCCTAGAATGAGGTGTGTAGAGTTTCATTTTGTTACAGAAATGTTTCCATGCTAAGCTGTCTACCCAAGACAAAGCTAACTCTCCCAAGACCATCATCTCGTTTGTAGCTTCCCTAAAGACTGTTTTAGAGACCTTGCACAACCTCATTTCACCATCTTCACCATCTGGAGATATCACACGTTGTGTACCAAACTTGTTTGCAGCTTGCCATACACTGTAACTCTTGCAAGCGAGAGTCAAATGCTTTGACAAGCTAGTTGTTCCAGATTTGGTCGCACTTGCCATCTCTTTCACACAGTAGTTGCAAGTAGCTCTGTctttatcttctttctttttggtgAAATGTTCCCACACCCATGATCTAGCCTTCTTTGCACTACCACTAGCATCAGCTGCACCACCTTCATCTGCTTCTTTACGCTTGTTTTTATTGTGAGACACTGGTGTCTGAACTTCATCTCCGGATGCAttagaatcatcatcatcagacaCTGGATCAACTCTCTCCTCTGGATGGTCACAAGACGTCATCTatatgatacaatcaagaaaaAGTTACAAACAAGAACAGAAAAACTTGAAACAACAACTCCAAATCGAACAAGATGACAGAGTTCGAGAGTTACCTTTAAACAACTACGAGACGCCTCTGATGGAGGAGACGACGCTGTGATCCAAAATTGACGATTTGATTCCAGTTTGTGGTTGAATGAAAGAAGATATACACTATTAATTGACGATAATTGGGAAGTGGAAACGAAAATTTGGGAAGTGGAAACGGCTTGCGAGATAAATGGAAAGAAAATCAGGGAAGAAAGATGTTAATGTCTGCCGACTGCCGGTTTGGTGACTTTCGAAGATTAGGTTTAGGGTTCTTTCGGTTCTTAAGAAAACCGATCGGGTATCAGGTAAAGACCAACCGGGTATCGGTTCCTCGGGTCTTGAAGAATTCTACCCAATAGGGTATTTTACACGGGTCGGGTGTTTTTTCGGGTCGGTATCGGGTCGGGTCGTCGGGTCTGGATTATATGCCCAGGGCTAACATAGACACGACACATCCATGCATCATGCATTCATGCATGTTGTACAAACCAGTTATCGTAAAAATATACCCAGAACCTCGAATACGTCGATTGTTTAATCCCATCTCAACCAAGGGCCTTAGCCCAATGGGAGACTATATGGTTTTTGATCCACGAAGTTGGTAGGAGAAAGAGACGGTCTTACGAAAAGGCTTTTTGCAAATTCTGGACACCGTAAATGGGCCTAAGAAAGGCCCAATGAGTTCAGTAACGGGTATTCCCTTTTGTCTTTTCACCACCGCGTCATCGTTTCTTAGGGTTAATAGTCAAAACCCGAAGAAAGacacataaacaaaagaaaccGAAACAGAGAGTTTAGGATCAGAAGAAGTGTCTGCGAGAGCGAGAAAGAGGAacaaagattttgatttttgagaAAACGATGGAAGACGATGGAAGAGACGCTCATCAACTCGATTTGGAAAACGCAGATCGACATGTTTGGTTGATGAAGAGTCCTGTTGTTGTCTCCAAGACCTGGGAGAAGCTCACTCCCCCTTCTTCATCCTCGTTTTCTTCGTATTCTTCCCCTGGACTCACCAGTTTGGCCAAGGTTGTTGAATCCGTTAATCCTCTACAGCCCGAGCCCGAGGTATTGGCTTACAATCTTCAGTTTCGATTCTCAAAAGCTCTCAACTTTCATGGTTTCGAACAAACCCTAGATTTGTTGAATTGAGTAAAACACTTTACTTGAGTTATGTAGCATCCTTTGAAACTTTACTACCGATTTggtctgaaaaaaaaagacacttgTTGAGTGGTGTTCTTTTCAATGTATTGATGGTTTGGGTTTTTCGATTTGTAGCGTCCTTAAAGTTTGATCTTTACTACCGATTTGGTCTGAAAAAGACACTTGTTGAGTGGTGTTCTTTTCAATGTATTGATGTTTCTTTGTAAATGGTGTTTTATCAGTTCAACATGGAGATGGTGGGTGCTGAGTATGGGAACATGCCAAAGAGCTACTCTTTGAACATGTTTAAAGACTTTGTTCCAATGTCTGTCTTATCCGCTGTCGATCTCGAAGGTGAGGACGGAGGTGTATTCACTTGTCTGATTGATTAGGTTATAAACCATCATCTGATACCTTTTCCTTCTTTGTCTATGACCTTAAATAGAGAATCCAGCTGCTGAAGGAACGATAGAACAAAAATTCGACATGAAGCCACAGGGAGAAGACATTGAAGAGTATGCAAGGCTTTGTCGAGAGAGAACAAGCAGATCCATGGTTAAGAACCGACAGATCCAGGTGTTTTGTTCTCCTTACTCTTGGCCTGGCCTCTCCTTTACCTGTTAGCTAATCAGATAAAGCTGCTTGTATTGTTGTAAACTAAAAGGTTATTGATAATGACCGTGGAGTACATATGAGGTTTTTGCCTGGATTGCCTAATTTGCTTTCCTCCAATTCAAgggtaatattattattattattattattatgcatATATCTAGTAATTAGGCAAAGATTCAAGTTCTTTATCAGTTGTTTTGTGTGTTGGTGTATGAATTAGCAGGAAAAGAGGAAAGCTGTCCCAGTCAAGCAAACAGATGTGAAGAGGACGAGGAGAGATCGTGGTGAGCTCGAAGGCATAATGTTCAACCTATTCGAAGGACAACCAAACTGGACCTTGAAGCAGCTAGTACAGAAGACTGACCAACCAGCGCAGTTTTTGAAAGAGATACTAAACGAGCTTTGCGTTTACAATAAGCGAGGATCGAACCAAGGGACTTATGAGCTTAAGCCAGAATACAAGAAAGCTGGTGAAGATGATACAGGTGGACAGTAAAAAAAACAATCGCATGTGTAGCAAACATCTATGTACTACTACATGTGCCAAGTCATTTTAGCGAGAGGagttctattttaatttttactagTT includes the following:
- the LOC108831220 gene encoding transcription initiation factor IIF subunit beta isoform X1; the protein is MEDDGRDAHQLDLENADRHVWLMKSPVVVSKTWEKLTPPSSSSFSSYSSPGLTSLAKVVESVNPLQPEPEFNMEMVGAEYGNMPKSYSLNMFKDFVPMSVLSAVDLEENPAAEGTIEQKFDMKPQGEDIEEYARLCRERTSRSMVKNRQIQVIDNDRGVHMRFLPGLPNLLSSNSRQEKRKAVPVKQTDVKRTRRDRGELEGIMFNLFEGQPNWTLKQLVQKTDQPAQFLKEILNELCVYNKRGSNQGTYELKPEYKKAGEDDTGGQ
- the LOC108831220 gene encoding uncharacterized protein LOC108831220 isoform X2, with amino-acid sequence MEDDGRDAHQLDLENADRHVWLMKSPVVVSKTWEKLTPPSSSSFSSYSSPGLTSLAKVVESVNPLQPEPEFNMEMVGAEYGNMPKSYSLNMFKDFVPMSVLSAVDLEENPAAEGTIEQKFDMKPQGEDIEEYARLCRERTSRSMVKNRQIQVIDNDRGVHMRFLPGLPNLLSSNSREKRKAVPVKQTDVKRTRRDRGELEGIMFNLFEGQPNWTLKQLVQKTDQPAQFLKEILNELCVYNKRGSNQGTYELKPEYKKAGEDDTGGQ